A single region of the Idiomarinaceae bacterium HL-53 genome encodes:
- a CDS encoding 2-amino-3-ketobutyrate coenzyme A ligase, translating into MKTAFYEQLRGQIKEVKNEGLYKNERAISSSQYSEIEVNGRKVLNFCANNYLGLANHPDLIKAAQEGLDQYGFGVASVRFICGTQTIHQQLEKKISEFLGMEDTILYSSCFDANAGLFETLLGPEDAIISDALNHASIIDGVRLCKAKRYRYANNDVSDLEKQLKQAKADGARHILIATDGVFSMDGIIANLPGICDLADEYGALVMVDDSHAVGFVGDKGRGTHEYHQVMDRVDIITGTLGKALGGASGGFTAAKKEVVEWLRQRSRPYLFSNSLAPSIVCASIKVLEMLSEGDELREKLKDNSAYFRDKMTAAGFTLAGADHAIIPVMLGDAKVAAHMSERMLEEGIYVVGFSFPVVPKGQARIRTQMSAAHTREQLDRTIDAFIRVGRELKIID; encoded by the coding sequence ATGAAAACCGCTTTTTACGAACAACTACGCGGCCAAATTAAAGAAGTGAAGAACGAAGGCTTGTACAAGAATGAGCGCGCGATTAGCTCATCACAGTATTCTGAAATTGAAGTCAATGGACGTAAAGTTCTCAATTTCTGCGCTAATAACTACTTGGGCTTAGCAAATCATCCAGATTTGATCAAAGCAGCGCAAGAAGGGCTCGATCAATATGGCTTTGGGGTTGCTTCGGTGCGCTTTATTTGCGGTACCCAAACCATTCACCAGCAGTTAGAAAAGAAAATCAGTGAATTTCTTGGTATGGAAGACACGATATTGTATTCATCTTGCTTCGACGCCAACGCCGGCCTCTTCGAAACGCTGCTAGGCCCAGAAGACGCCATTATCAGTGACGCGCTCAACCATGCGAGCATTATCGATGGCGTACGTCTCTGTAAAGCCAAGCGCTACCGCTACGCCAATAACGATGTGAGCGATTTGGAAAAGCAGCTCAAGCAAGCCAAAGCAGATGGTGCACGCCACATATTGATTGCAACCGACGGTGTTTTCTCAATGGATGGTATTATTGCCAACCTTCCGGGAATTTGTGATTTAGCAGATGAGTACGGCGCACTGGTCATGGTAGATGATTCACATGCGGTCGGCTTTGTAGGCGACAAAGGCCGTGGTACTCACGAGTATCACCAAGTGATGGATCGTGTCGATATTATTACCGGTACTTTGGGCAAGGCACTTGGTGGCGCTTCTGGCGGCTTCACTGCCGCGAAAAAAGAAGTTGTAGAATGGTTGCGCCAGCGTTCACGCCCTTATTTGTTCTCAAACTCACTGGCACCTTCGATCGTGTGCGCGAGCATAAAAGTACTCGAGATGTTGAGTGAAGGCGACGAATTGCGTGAGAAATTAAAAGACAACAGTGCATATTTCCGCGACAAAATGACGGCTGCAGGCTTCACGCTTGCAGGGGCAGATCATGCTATTATTCCAGTCATGCTAGGCGATGCAAAAGTTGCTGCGCACATGTCGGAGAGAATGCTTGAAGAAGGCATTTATGTGGTTGGATTCTCATTCCCAGTAGTACCCAAAGGGCAAGCGAGAATTCGTACTCAGATGTCTGCAGCGCACACCCGCGAACAATTGGACCGAACAATTGACGCCTTTATTCGTGTGGGCCGTGAATTAAAGATTATTGACTAA
- a CDS encoding Phosphopantetheine adenylyltransferase, whose product MYTRAIYPGTFDPVTNGHTDLIERASKLFSDVIVAVAANTSKKPLFSLEERVELVEKATAHLDNVRVIGFSGLLADLAKEQEARVLVRGLRAVADFEYEFQLANMNRRLNAELESVFLTPSEENSFISSTLVKEVALHKGNVRQFVAGHVADALESKFRGDTR is encoded by the coding sequence ATGTACACACGCGCAATTTACCCAGGTACTTTTGACCCGGTAACGAATGGACATACGGATTTGATCGAAAGAGCCTCTAAATTATTCAGTGATGTGATAGTGGCAGTAGCAGCAAACACGAGCAAAAAACCTCTCTTTTCACTCGAAGAGCGGGTAGAGCTCGTTGAGAAGGCAACTGCGCATTTAGACAACGTGCGCGTGATTGGGTTTTCGGGATTACTGGCCGATTTAGCCAAAGAACAAGAGGCGCGCGTACTCGTTCGCGGGCTCCGAGCAGTCGCAGATTTCGAATATGAGTTTCAGCTTGCGAATATGAATCGCAGGTTAAATGCCGAGCTCGAGAGCGTATTTCTCACTCCCTCAGAAGAGAACTCATTTATCTCGTCTACTTTAGTAAAAGAAGTGGCGTTGCACAAAGGCAATGTACGGCAGTTTGTGGCAGGTCACGTGGCCGACGCGCTCGAATCGAAATTTAGGGGCGATACGCGCTAA
- a CDS encoding putative transcriptional regulator, translating to MKNRLKVLRAERNWTQADLAKELDVSRQTVNAIEKGKFDPSLPLAFKAARLFELSIEEIFDDENEG from the coding sequence ATGAAAAATAGACTAAAAGTATTACGAGCCGAACGAAATTGGACCCAAGCCGATCTCGCCAAAGAACTTGATGTTTCAAGGCAAACAGTAAATGCGATAGAAAAAGGTAAGTTCGATCCAAGCTTACCACTGGCCTTCAAAGCCGCCCGACTATTTGAACTGAGTATTGAAGAAATATTTGATGATGAAAATGAGGGTTAA
- a CDS encoding phosphoenolpyruvate carboxykinase (ATP), with amino-acid sequence MANLDLSQYGITDVTEIVYNPSYELLFEEETRPELTGYEKGRVTSNGAVAVDTGIFTGRSPKDKYIVRDDTTRDTVWWSDQGKNDNKPITPEVWSDLKSTVTTQLSNKRLFVVDAFCGANEDTRLSVRFITEVAWQAHFVKNMFIRPSEEELESFKPDFVVMNGAKCINDKWQEHGLNSENFVAFNLTEGMQLIGGTWYGGEMKKGMFSMMNYFLPLKGIASMHCSANVGKEGDVAVFFGLSGTGKTTLSTDPKRELIGDDEHGWDDDGVFNFEGGCYAKTINLSEEAEPDIFRAIRRDALLENVTVREDGTVDYDDGSKTENTRVSYPIYHIDNIVKPVSKAGHAKKVIFLTADAFGVLPPVSKLTFEQAKYHFLSGFTAKLAGTERGITEPTPTFSACFGAAFLSLHPTQYAEVLEKRMAAAGAQAYLVNTGWNGTGKRISIKATRAIIDAILDGSIEDAEFVQLPYFNLAMPTVLPGVDDANILDPRNTYKNAEEWDVRAQDLARRFVANFEKFTDTSEGQSLVAAGPQI; translated from the coding sequence ATGGCCAACCTGGATCTGAGCCAATACGGCATTACAGACGTTACTGAGATTGTTTACAATCCTTCGTATGAGTTGCTTTTCGAAGAAGAAACTCGTCCAGAACTCACCGGTTATGAGAAAGGCCGAGTCACCAGCAACGGCGCTGTTGCAGTGGATACCGGCATTTTTACTGGTCGCTCGCCAAAAGACAAATATATCGTTCGCGACGACACAACACGGGACACCGTATGGTGGTCAGATCAAGGTAAAAATGACAACAAGCCAATTACTCCAGAAGTGTGGTCAGATTTAAAGAGCACGGTTACTACTCAGCTCTCTAACAAGCGTTTATTCGTGGTTGACGCTTTCTGTGGTGCCAACGAAGACACACGTTTATCGGTCCGTTTTATTACGGAAGTAGCGTGGCAAGCGCATTTCGTGAAAAACATGTTCATTCGCCCTTCTGAGGAAGAGCTTGAGAGTTTCAAGCCTGACTTTGTAGTGATGAATGGCGCCAAATGTATTAATGACAAGTGGCAAGAGCATGGTTTGAATTCTGAAAATTTTGTGGCGTTCAACCTTACCGAAGGCATGCAGTTAATTGGCGGAACTTGGTACGGCGGTGAAATGAAGAAAGGTATGTTCTCCATGATGAACTACTTCTTACCGCTGAAAGGCATCGCCTCAATGCACTGCTCTGCCAACGTAGGTAAAGAAGGTGACGTAGCGGTATTTTTCGGTTTGTCAGGTACGGGTAAAACTACCTTATCAACCGACCCTAAACGAGAGCTGATTGGCGACGATGAGCATGGCTGGGATGACGATGGCGTTTTTAACTTCGAAGGCGGTTGTTACGCGAAAACGATTAACCTTTCGGAAGAAGCAGAGCCCGATATTTTCCGTGCAATTCGCCGTGATGCGTTGCTTGAGAACGTCACTGTGCGTGAAGACGGCACGGTAGACTACGACGACGGCTCTAAAACCGAAAACACCCGTGTATCTTACCCGATTTATCACATCGACAACATTGTGAAGCCGGTTTCTAAGGCGGGTCATGCGAAGAAGGTGATTTTCTTAACTGCAGACGCATTCGGTGTGCTACCACCGGTGTCGAAACTTACTTTTGAACAGGCAAAATACCATTTCCTTTCTGGTTTCACTGCGAAATTAGCCGGTACGGAGCGTGGTATTACTGAGCCGACGCCTACGTTCTCTGCATGTTTCGGTGCCGCATTCTTGAGCTTGCACCCAACACAATATGCGGAAGTATTAGAAAAGCGTATGGCCGCAGCAGGTGCACAAGCTTATTTGGTGAATACGGGCTGGAATGGCACGGGTAAGCGTATTTCGATAAAAGCCACGCGGGCGATTATCGATGCCATTCTAGATGGCTCAATTGAAGACGCGGAATTTGTGCAGTTGCCATACTTTAACTTGGCAATGCCGACAGTACTTCCTGGTGTAGACGATGCAAATATTCTTGACCCGCGTAACACTTATAAAAATGCAGAAGAGTGGGACGTGCGTGCACAAGATTTAGCGCGTCGCTTCGTCGCGAACTTCGAGAAGTTCACTGACACCAGCGAAGGCCAGTCCTTGGTCGCTGCGGGTCCGCAAATTTAA
- a CDS encoding Dipeptidyl aminopeptidase/acylaminoacyl peptidase, whose amino-acid sequence MTRMSAWLALMVLTLSSILACGTSQANDITLEHIVTTQSVNQAITTDDGEITVFTRVRPRDPYSEDDGPSHVELFLRKADGTEIPFVTGNTRVGQIAFNAEQTHVFYLAKRNDDKNTSLYSIPLSGGESVKLFEHETPIASFDVSDNGEWVVFRASEKTNEHAEKLGKAGFRAVVYEEEFSFTRAYLLNLESNEVNQVNFNEQIHSAQFRPNSTDLLVRAAPTTLIDDNLMLSSYVLLRASGEEIVRINTEGKLGDAEFSPNGQRLALIGAEDKNDPATGRLYSADLRSGNITELLPDFMGQVQDILWHDNDHLVWLADMNTETLIVRHNVRNNEQTTLLPMGRAIATTLGSIQDDGTLTVLAHSPAHPREAFNLADGELSRLTDSNAWIHEAQQPRQEVVTYTARDGLELEGILVYPNNYREGRRVPVIMAIHGGPEAHIRNGWNDRYSTPTWYMAQQGFATFFPNYRGSTGRGVEFSKLGQNDYAGKEFDDIVDAKEHLVEIGFADAERIGITGGSYGGYASAWGATKQTEHFAASVMFVGISNNLSKFGTTDIPNEMHLVHARSYPWDKWQWYLERSPIYWAEQARTPILIMHGEEDTRVHPSQSMELYRYLKVHGNVPVRLVLYPGEGHGNSRAASQLDYAYRMERWMKWYLIDQKEGQPPHELDFAERLN is encoded by the coding sequence ATGACTCGAATGAGCGCATGGCTTGCGCTGATGGTGCTTACACTCAGTAGTATTCTGGCGTGCGGCACTAGCCAAGCAAATGACATTACCCTCGAGCACATTGTTACCACTCAGTCGGTGAATCAAGCCATCACCACCGACGATGGTGAAATAACAGTGTTCACCCGTGTTCGTCCGCGTGACCCTTATTCTGAAGACGATGGTCCCTCTCACGTTGAATTGTTCTTGCGCAAAGCAGACGGAACTGAGATTCCTTTTGTGACCGGCAACACTCGAGTGGGCCAAATTGCCTTTAACGCAGAGCAAACACATGTATTTTATCTGGCCAAACGTAACGACGACAAAAACACTAGTCTGTACAGCATTCCCCTTTCAGGCGGTGAATCTGTAAAATTGTTTGAGCATGAAACACCGATTGCTAGCTTCGATGTGAGCGACAACGGCGAATGGGTTGTATTTCGTGCCAGCGAAAAGACAAACGAGCACGCAGAAAAATTAGGTAAAGCCGGTTTCCGTGCGGTGGTGTATGAAGAAGAATTTTCATTCACACGCGCTTATTTGTTGAACTTAGAGTCGAACGAAGTAAACCAAGTAAACTTCAACGAGCAAATCCACTCTGCTCAGTTCCGTCCAAATAGCACCGACTTATTGGTTCGTGCCGCACCAACCACTTTAATCGATGATAACCTGATGCTCAGCAGCTATGTATTGCTTCGCGCTTCTGGCGAAGAAATCGTGCGCATCAACACTGAGGGCAAGCTAGGTGATGCAGAATTCTCACCGAATGGTCAGCGTTTAGCTCTCATTGGCGCAGAAGACAAAAACGACCCAGCAACCGGTCGTCTGTATAGCGCTGACCTTCGTAGCGGCAATATCACAGAGCTTCTTCCTGACTTCATGGGCCAAGTACAAGACATTTTGTGGCACGACAACGACCACTTAGTGTGGCTTGCCGATATGAATACGGAAACCTTGATTGTGCGCCATAACGTGCGCAACAACGAGCAAACCACGCTTCTCCCAATGGGTCGCGCGATTGCCACCACATTGGGCTCTATTCAAGACGACGGCACACTTACTGTACTAGCGCATAGCCCTGCACACCCTCGTGAAGCCTTTAATCTTGCTGACGGTGAGCTAAGTCGTTTAACCGATTCCAACGCATGGATTCACGAAGCACAGCAACCTCGCCAAGAAGTAGTGACCTATACCGCGCGTGATGGTCTGGAGTTGGAAGGTATTTTGGTTTACCCAAACAACTATCGTGAAGGTCGCCGTGTACCCGTGATCATGGCCATTCATGGTGGTCCAGAAGCTCATATTCGCAATGGTTGGAACGATCGTTACTCCACACCAACTTGGTATATGGCACAGCAAGGGTTCGCAACGTTTTTCCCGAACTACCGTGGCAGCACCGGCCGTGGTGTTGAGTTTTCAAAGCTCGGCCAAAATGACTACGCTGGTAAGGAATTCGACGACATCGTAGACGCTAAAGAGCACCTGGTTGAAATCGGTTTCGCTGATGCTGAACGCATTGGTATTACTGGCGGTTCCTACGGTGGTTATGCGTCTGCGTGGGGTGCAACTAAGCAAACCGAGCATTTTGCCGCCAGTGTTATGTTCGTAGGTATTAGCAATAACCTGTCGAAATTTGGTACTACCGATATTCCAAACGAAATGCACCTCGTGCACGCGCGCAGCTACCCGTGGGACAAATGGCAGTGGTATTTAGAGCGCAGCCCAATTTACTGGGCAGAGCAAGCGCGTACGCCCATTTTAATTATGCATGGTGAAGAAGACACGCGCGTACACCCCAGCCAGTCGATGGAGCTATACCGCTATTTGAAAGTACACGGCAACGTGCCTGTCCGTTTAGTGTTATACCCAGGTGAAGGCCACGGTAACTCTCGCGCTGCGTCACAACTCGATTATGCATATCGCATGGAGCGTTGGATGAAGTGGTACTTGATTGACCAAAAAGAAGGACAACCTCCACACGAGCTCGATTTTGCCGAGCGGTTGAACTAA
- a CDS encoding transcriptional regulator, TetR family, whose amino-acid sequence MIGIRAQQKEKTRRALIQAALNQLCPESSFSSLSLREVSREAGIAPTSFYRHFQNMDELGLTLVDEGGLALRQLLRQSRQRIADGGSIIEISVHTFMDYVTHNKNIFRLMLQEQAGTTKEFRLAIAREIDHFKQELTDYLRTERKVNEPLAKAQSDAIVRVVFSAGADSLDMGVQDRQSLTEQTILQIRMIAKGAASLQESSVIGSSQP is encoded by the coding sequence ATGATCGGCATTCGAGCCCAGCAAAAAGAAAAAACACGGCGAGCCTTAATTCAGGCTGCGCTTAATCAGCTGTGCCCGGAAAGCTCCTTTTCTAGTTTAAGCTTGCGCGAAGTGTCTCGCGAAGCGGGTATTGCCCCCACCAGTTTCTATCGTCACTTTCAGAATATGGACGAACTGGGCCTCACCCTAGTCGATGAGGGAGGGTTAGCACTGCGTCAATTATTGCGTCAATCCAGACAGCGAATTGCCGATGGCGGCTCTATTATTGAAATTTCCGTCCATACGTTTATGGATTATGTTACGCATAACAAAAATATTTTCCGCTTGATGCTGCAGGAGCAGGCGGGCACCACCAAAGAGTTCCGACTTGCTATTGCTCGAGAAATTGATCATTTCAAACAAGAACTCACTGATTACCTGCGCACTGAGCGCAAAGTGAATGAGCCTTTGGCCAAAGCCCAAAGCGACGCGATTGTGCGGGTTGTTTTTAGTGCGGGCGCTGACAGTCTCGATATGGGAGTTCAAGATCGTCAATCACTTACTGAACAAACCATCCTCCAAATTCGTATGATCGCTAAAGGTGCGGCCAGTCTGCAAGAAAGCTCGGTCATTGGATCGTCACAACCCTAG
- a CDS encoding Delta-9 acyl-phospholipid desaturase, translated as MKFYMKKPPLLWLNILVFSITFAVAAIGTPLYLYFEGMSTGLWIALIALFSWAGLSITAGYHRLWSHKTYDAHPVVRLVFALGGALALQNSVLHWASDHREHHKHVDHIDNDPYSISRGFWFAHIGWMLREYQSHRYNDYSNVKDLQQDPILVWQHKHYLTLTLLMNIGVPLLIGVLIGEVLGALIIAGFLRLVLSHHTTFFINSLAHMWGKRPYTERNTARDNGVLALFTFGEGYHNFHHIFAGDYRNGVRWYQYDPSKWLINILAWCGLAKNLKRVNKYQIEKARLDMLWQRAQQQRSTFVTRLEHEYEALIQQLRELNVRRKAWISAKRDAINDIEQVKELRAQYKSMKRAFKQQKRMFRRQLQMAMV; from the coding sequence ATGAAGTTTTATATGAAAAAACCACCTCTTTTATGGCTGAATATCTTGGTCTTTAGCATTACATTCGCGGTTGCAGCCATTGGCACACCACTTTATCTCTATTTTGAAGGCATGAGTACCGGTCTCTGGATCGCGCTGATTGCCTTATTTTCGTGGGCAGGTCTTTCGATCACCGCAGGGTATCACCGCCTGTGGTCGCACAAAACCTATGATGCACATCCGGTGGTAAGATTGGTCTTTGCGTTGGGTGGTGCTTTAGCCCTACAAAACAGTGTATTGCACTGGGCATCTGATCATCGTGAACATCATAAGCATGTCGATCATATCGACAACGACCCGTATTCGATTTCTCGCGGATTTTGGTTTGCCCATATTGGTTGGATGCTTCGCGAATATCAATCGCACCGCTATAACGATTACTCGAACGTAAAAGATTTGCAGCAAGACCCAATCTTGGTTTGGCAACACAAGCACTATCTTACACTTACGTTACTCATGAACATTGGTGTACCGCTATTAATCGGTGTACTAATTGGTGAAGTATTAGGTGCGTTGATTATTGCTGGCTTTTTGCGTTTGGTCTTGAGCCACCACACCACTTTCTTTATTAATTCTCTTGCTCACATGTGGGGTAAACGCCCCTACACAGAGCGCAATACTGCCCGAGATAATGGGGTGCTTGCGTTGTTCACGTTTGGCGAGGGATACCACAACTTCCATCACATTTTTGCCGGTGATTATCGCAATGGCGTGCGCTGGTACCAATACGACCCAAGTAAGTGGCTTATCAATATCTTGGCATGGTGTGGACTTGCGAAGAATCTCAAGCGGGTCAATAAGTATCAAATTGAGAAGGCGCGGTTAGACATGTTGTGGCAGCGTGCCCAGCAGCAGCGCAGTACCTTCGTTACTAGGCTCGAGCATGAGTATGAAGCGCTCATTCAGCAGTTACGCGAATTAAATGTGAGAAGAAAGGCTTGGATAAGCGCAAAGCGGGACGCCATTAATGACATCGAACAGGTGAAGGAGCTCCGTGCGCAATATAAGTCAATGAAGCGTGCATTTAAGCAGCAAAAGAGAATGTTCCGTCGGCAATTGCAAATGGCCATGGTTTAG
- a CDS encoding SprA-related family protein: MVMAVTPSIPFVPASVAGPTDSARRDNQMRESIAQISQNESFARERGLGNNSERAPLPGLPSYAKQLADARQSGEQIRRRGSREEEKDSIETTDAKGRASAEAQDEEKQVEELKQRDAEVRRHEEAHANVGGQYAGQPTYEYEKGPDGRNYAVGGEVQIDVTPIPNDPAATLQKMQIVRRAALAPEEPSSADRRVAADAARKEVEARQDLADERRAEQQSNNANQSEASFRSPDSFSDDELDTLIERGSRIEQAYQGSFRPRENAVLAQA; the protein is encoded by the coding sequence ATGGTGATGGCGGTTACACCCAGTATCCCGTTTGTGCCTGCGAGTGTCGCGGGCCCGACGGATAGTGCCCGCCGTGACAATCAAATGCGCGAATCCATTGCGCAAATAAGCCAGAATGAATCCTTTGCGCGCGAACGCGGCTTGGGCAACAACTCCGAACGTGCTCCGCTCCCCGGCCTTCCTAGTTACGCAAAACAACTTGCCGATGCTCGTCAAAGTGGCGAGCAAATTCGTCGCCGGGGGTCGCGAGAGGAAGAAAAGGACAGCATAGAAACGACGGACGCGAAGGGGCGTGCCAGCGCTGAAGCTCAAGACGAAGAAAAGCAAGTTGAAGAATTAAAGCAGCGTGACGCTGAAGTACGCCGCCATGAAGAAGCCCATGCAAACGTGGGTGGGCAATATGCAGGCCAACCTACTTATGAATACGAGAAGGGGCCGGACGGTCGGAATTATGCCGTAGGCGGCGAAGTTCAAATCGACGTAACCCCGATTCCGAACGACCCGGCTGCTACTTTGCAGAAAATGCAGATTGTTCGTCGCGCAGCACTCGCGCCTGAAGAACCTTCTTCAGCTGATCGACGTGTGGCCGCAGATGCTGCGAGAAAAGAAGTTGAAGCGCGTCAAGATTTGGCGGACGAGCGCCGAGCGGAACAACAATCGAATAACGCGAATCAGAGTGAAGCATCATTTCGTTCACCCGACTCATTCTCCGACGACGAACTCGACACATTAATAGAACGTGGTTCGCGCATCGAGCAAGCCTACCAAGGAAGCTTCCGCCCTCGCGAAAATGCTGTTTTAGCGCAAGCCTAA